A genomic segment from Streptosporangium roseum DSM 43021 encodes:
- a CDS encoding DHA2 family efflux MFS transporter permease subunit — protein sequence MPSATSEHRAMSAHSPPGPSLGRRSNPWLTLIAVAIGLFMVNLDASVVSIANPEIGRDLNASTADLQWVTNAYLIAMAAALILGGKLGDRFGRRTYYMIGTIGFTIASVAIGLAGSIEGVIAFRAAQGFFAALLIPNTLGLLRAVFPPKKFGMAVGLWAMVASCSTALGPIVGGLLVERVNWESVFYINAPIGIIALAVSALVLPQSKNSTGHHRFDIPGVIMLALGLVALIFGVIKGETWGWTSGGTLGALVAGVAILVAFGWYETRVRHPLLPMRLFRSPSLTIGTIVTAINFFVLLGVIFFLMLYLQNVRGFTPVEAGVRTLPLSLATVVASPLGAALTGRFGARLSMPIGMMLQAAASFWMLTWDAHSSYAAVWPPFLALGLGVGMVMSASSDAIVGSAPAKDGGVAGGVQATALQIGGALGTSVLISLVSSRVGSTLTGELIDAGVPASAAGAFEKAGDAVAMGISPVSDGMPARLTAAIVEGSGNAFMNGVHSAVLLTGVLCVVGAILAAAGVRRNPEAARP from the coding sequence ATGCCCTCCGCCACCTCGGAACACCGCGCCATGTCCGCGCACTCTCCACCGGGTCCCTCGCTGGGCCGGCGCTCCAACCCCTGGTTGACGTTGATCGCCGTCGCGATCGGCCTTTTCATGGTCAATCTCGACGCGTCCGTGGTGTCGATCGCAAACCCCGAGATCGGCCGGGACCTGAACGCGTCCACCGCCGACCTGCAGTGGGTCACCAACGCCTATCTCATCGCGATGGCCGCCGCCCTGATCCTGGGAGGCAAGCTCGGCGACCGCTTCGGGCGGCGGACGTACTACATGATCGGGACCATCGGGTTCACCATCGCCTCGGTCGCGATCGGCCTGGCCGGATCGATCGAGGGAGTCATCGCCTTCCGTGCGGCGCAGGGATTCTTCGCCGCGCTGCTGATACCGAACACGCTCGGCCTGCTGCGCGCGGTCTTCCCGCCGAAGAAGTTCGGCATGGCGGTGGGGCTGTGGGCCATGGTGGCGTCCTGTTCCACCGCGCTCGGGCCGATCGTCGGCGGGCTGCTCGTCGAGCGCGTCAACTGGGAGTCCGTCTTCTACATCAACGCCCCCATCGGCATCATCGCCCTCGCCGTCAGCGCGCTCGTGCTGCCGCAGAGCAAGAACTCCACGGGCCACCACCGCTTCGACATCCCCGGCGTGATCATGCTCGCGCTCGGCCTGGTGGCGCTGATCTTCGGTGTGATCAAAGGCGAGACGTGGGGCTGGACTTCCGGGGGAACGCTGGGCGCCCTCGTCGCGGGCGTCGCCATTCTGGTCGCCTTCGGCTGGTACGAGACCCGCGTCAGGCACCCGTTGCTGCCGATGCGGCTGTTCCGTAGCCCCTCGCTGACCATCGGCACGATCGTCACCGCGATCAACTTCTTCGTGCTGCTCGGTGTGATCTTCTTCCTGATGCTCTACCTGCAGAACGTCCGAGGCTTCACGCCTGTCGAGGCGGGCGTGCGCACCCTGCCGCTGAGCCTGGCCACCGTGGTCGCGTCGCCACTCGGTGCGGCGCTGACCGGGCGGTTCGGCGCACGCCTGTCCATGCCGATCGGCATGATGCTTCAGGCCGCCGCGTCCTTCTGGATGCTGACATGGGACGCGCACTCCTCGTACGCCGCCGTGTGGCCGCCGTTCCTCGCGCTCGGCCTGGGCGTCGGCATGGTGATGTCCGCTTCCTCCGACGCGATCGTCGGCAGCGCGCCGGCCAAGGACGGCGGCGTGGCGGGCGGCGTGCAGGCCACGGCGCTGCAGATCGGCGGGGCGCTCGGCACGTCCGTGCTGATCTCCCTGGTCAGCAGCCGGGTGGGCTCGACGCTCACCGGTGAGCTGATCGACGCCGGGGTCCCGGCATCCGCCGCGGGCGCCTTCGAGAAGGCCGGGGACGCCGTGGCGATGGGCATCTCGCCGGTCTCGGACGGCATGCCCGCGCGGTTGACGGCCGCCATCGTCGAGGGCAGCGGAAACGCGTTCATGAACGGCGTGCACTCGGCCGTGCTCCTCACCGGCGTGCTGTGCGTCGTGGGCGCGATCCTGGCCGCGGCCGGTGTACGGCGCAACCCCGAGGCCGCTCGCCCCTGA
- a CDS encoding MarR family winged helix-turn-helix transcriptional regulator — protein sequence MPASSASPQDIDHVASALVASLPALHRALERQVDREFPHPRLPEGQLALLWLVEEREGITVREAADALLMKPNNVSALVSQLTELELLERRQDPADKRVAHLHPTATARQRLAEVRRLKTAYVAHALRALTDGERDALGSVLGALTSLTRRLHPDAG from the coding sequence ATGCCCGCCTCCAGCGCCTCCCCTCAGGACATCGACCACGTGGCCTCCGCGCTCGTGGCGAGCCTGCCCGCGCTGCACAGGGCTCTTGAGCGGCAGGTCGACCGGGAGTTCCCGCATCCCAGGCTTCCGGAGGGCCAGCTCGCGCTGCTGTGGCTCGTCGAGGAGCGAGAGGGGATCACGGTCCGCGAGGCCGCCGACGCGCTGTTGATGAAGCCGAACAACGTCAGTGCCCTGGTCTCGCAGCTCACCGAGCTGGAGCTGCTGGAGCGCAGGCAGGACCCCGCCGACAAGAGGGTCGCCCACCTTCACCCCACGGCCACGGCCCGGCAGCGCCTCGCCGAGGTCCGGCGGCTCAAGACGGCCTACGTGGCGCACGCGCTGCGCGCCCTCACAGACGGGGAGCGGGACGCCCTGGGCTCGGTCCTGGGCGCGCTGACGTCACTGACGCGGCGTCTGCACCCCGACGCCGGCTGA
- a CDS encoding methyltransferase encodes MLADEDGAGAKLWAMAHLATPMVLRVAATLRIADHIAAGLRTAPELAEAVNADADALDRLMRYLAARDVLSRDESGRYALTARGEALRDDHPAGMRALLDVDGAVGRIELSFVQLLHSVRTGEAAYPVQFGRPFWEDLAADPARADSFNGWMSANVPARAPGLLSCYDWGSLGHVVDVGGGDGSLLIALLTEYPELRGTVLDQPDTAEVARKSLAAAGLADRADIVAGSFFDPLPPGAGGYVLSWIIHDWNDTAARAILRRCAEAAGPDGTVFVLETIDAGGGAPHTGMDLRMLVHCGGKERGVAEITALAAGSGLKAVAVYPAGKLSIIELKPVS; translated from the coding sequence GTGTTGGCAGACGAAGACGGGGCGGGCGCCAAGCTGTGGGCCATGGCGCATCTCGCGACCCCGATGGTACTGCGCGTGGCGGCGACACTGCGGATCGCCGACCACATCGCCGCCGGACTGCGCACCGCGCCGGAGCTGGCCGAGGCGGTGAACGCCGACGCCGACGCGCTCGACCGCCTGATGCGATATCTCGCCGCCAGGGATGTGCTGAGCCGTGACGAGTCCGGCCGGTACGCGCTGACCGCCCGGGGCGAGGCGCTACGTGACGATCACCCCGCGGGTATGCGCGCCCTGCTCGACGTCGACGGCGCGGTCGGCCGTATCGAACTGTCCTTCGTCCAGCTGCTGCACAGCGTCCGTACGGGCGAGGCCGCCTACCCGGTCCAGTTCGGCCGGCCCTTCTGGGAGGACCTGGCGGCCGATCCCGCGCGTGCCGACTCCTTCAACGGGTGGATGAGCGCCAACGTCCCGGCGCGGGCACCCGGGCTTCTCTCGTGCTACGACTGGGGGTCGCTGGGACACGTGGTCGACGTCGGCGGCGGCGACGGTTCGCTGCTGATCGCGCTGCTGACGGAGTATCCGGAGCTGCGGGGCACGGTTCTGGACCAGCCGGACACCGCAGAGGTCGCGCGGAAGTCGTTGGCGGCGGCGGGTCTCGCCGACCGCGCCGACATCGTGGCCGGAAGCTTCTTCGATCCGCTGCCGCCGGGCGCCGGAGGCTACGTGCTCTCGTGGATCATCCACGACTGGAACGACACCGCCGCGCGCGCGATCCTGCGGCGCTGCGCGGAAGCGGCGGGTCCCGACGGCACCGTGTTCGTCCTGGAGACCATCGACGCCGGCGGTGGGGCGCCACACACCGGAATGGACCTGCGGATGCTCGTCCACTGCGGCGGCAAGGAGCGCGGGGTCGCCGAGATCACCGCACTGGCCGCCGGCTCCGGGCTCAAGGCGGTCGCGGTGTATCCCGCGGGCAAGCTGTCGATCATCGAACTGAAGCCCGTCTCATAG
- a CDS encoding alpha/beta hydrolase, giving the protein MPGATLYYEVRGSGPLLLMIPGGPADASTFEGVAEALADRYTVISFDNRGTSRSTLDGPPPETLSIEVQSDDAHHVLKAFATEPAYVLGCSGGALTALDLVARYPEQVRAVVAHEPPAMTLLPDGERWQATFQDVYDTYVSEGLGPAGQKFMATLAVEGEESAPPQMPDMSQMSPEMLEAMGRMQANTEFLFAHQLRTTINHVPDVAGLKAASTPVFVAVGEGSVGQMPHQAGLALGERLGAAPVYVPGDHQGFATHPGGFAEVVHKSFQES; this is encoded by the coding sequence GTGCCAGGCGCGACGCTGTACTACGAGGTCCGGGGATCTGGTCCGCTGCTGCTGATGATTCCCGGTGGTCCGGCAGATGCCAGCACGTTCGAGGGCGTCGCCGAAGCTCTGGCCGACCGCTACACGGTCATCAGCTTCGACAACCGCGGCACCTCACGCAGCACCCTGGACGGCCCGCCGCCGGAGACCCTCTCCATCGAGGTCCAGAGCGACGACGCCCACCACGTGCTGAAGGCCTTCGCCACCGAGCCGGCCTACGTGCTGGGCTGTAGCGGTGGCGCGCTGACCGCCCTGGACCTGGTCGCCCGCTATCCCGAGCAGGTCCGGGCCGTGGTCGCGCACGAGCCTCCGGCCATGACGCTGCTGCCCGACGGCGAGCGCTGGCAGGCGACCTTCCAGGACGTGTACGACACCTACGTCAGCGAGGGCCTCGGCCCGGCGGGGCAGAAGTTCATGGCCACCCTGGCCGTGGAGGGAGAGGAGAGCGCGCCCCCGCAGATGCCGGACATGTCGCAGATGTCGCCGGAGATGCTGGAAGCGATGGGGAGGATGCAGGCCAACACCGAGTTCCTCTTCGCCCACCAGCTGCGGACGACCATCAACCACGTCCCCGACGTCGCCGGCTTGAAGGCGGCCTCGACCCCCGTCTTCGTGGCGGTCGGGGAGGGGTCCGTGGGACAGATGCCCCACCAGGCCGGCCTCGCGCTCGGCGAGCGCCTGGGCGCCGCACCGGTGTACGTCCCCGGCGACCACCAGGGCTTCGCCACCCACCCCGGAGGGTTCGCCGAGGTGGTGCACAAGTCCTTCCAGGAGAGCTAG
- a CDS encoding MFS transporter produces the protein MTAGEVPTKAGRREWLGLAVLALPTFVVAIDLFVLLLALPNLATDLGANSTQQLWIMDMYGFLLAGFLVTMGTLGDRIGRRKLLLIGAAAFGVASLLTAYSTNPGMLIVSRALLGVAGATLGPSCLALIVTMFQDAKQRAAAFGVWGGTFTLGALLGPVIGGVLLTNFWWGSVFLLGVPVMVIVLIAGPKLLPEFRNSQAGRLDLTSVALSLVSMLALVYGIKQLVRDGWDVLPVVAVVVGLVAGVAFVRRQNRLTNPLLDLQLFKNRAVGTALIGQLSYSSTGGGMMLFMMFYLQLVQGMSTLQAGLALIPGMAAATLGFQVGPKLANRFRPAYVIAAGMAGIVAVLLVFTQVGVTSGTATLIIGFAILSFCGAPLIALGTNLVVGSAPPEKAGSAGSLTQLSTEFGGTLGIAVLGTIGTAVYRNQIADTLPAGIPAPAAAAAGDSLAAGTAAASQLPEPVATSLLTPAYQALVDALHSVSIIGAVLIGVVAILVAVRLRHVPPVGQAAPPAEQAPAAEQAPAAEGEDTALVNAGGSASTVDDRAAVNNSSI, from the coding sequence GTGACTGCTGGCGAAGTACCGACCAAAGCTGGACGGCGGGAGTGGCTTGGGCTGGCGGTGCTTGCCCTGCCCACTTTCGTCGTAGCCATCGACCTGTTCGTACTGTTACTCGCTCTGCCGAACCTGGCCACCGACCTGGGTGCGAACAGCACCCAGCAGCTGTGGATCATGGACATGTACGGCTTCCTGCTCGCCGGGTTCCTCGTCACGATGGGTACCCTCGGCGACCGGATCGGCCGCCGCAAGCTGCTCCTCATCGGCGCGGCCGCCTTCGGCGTGGCCTCGCTGCTGACCGCCTACTCCACGAACCCGGGCATGCTGATCGTCTCCCGCGCGCTGCTGGGCGTCGCCGGAGCCACCCTGGGCCCGTCCTGCCTGGCGCTGATCGTCACCATGTTCCAGGACGCCAAGCAGCGGGCTGCCGCCTTCGGCGTGTGGGGCGGCACCTTCACCCTGGGTGCACTGCTGGGCCCGGTCATCGGCGGCGTGCTGCTGACCAACTTCTGGTGGGGTTCGGTGTTCCTGCTGGGCGTGCCGGTCATGGTGATCGTGCTCATCGCGGGTCCGAAGCTGCTGCCCGAGTTCCGTAACAGCCAGGCCGGCCGGCTCGACCTGACCAGCGTGGCCCTGTCCCTCGTCAGCATGCTGGCGCTGGTGTACGGGATCAAGCAGCTGGTCCGCGACGGCTGGGACGTGCTGCCCGTCGTGGCGGTGGTGGTCGGCCTGGTGGCCGGAGTGGCGTTCGTCCGCCGCCAGAACCGCCTGACCAACCCGCTGCTGGACCTGCAGCTGTTCAAGAACCGCGCCGTCGGCACCGCGCTGATCGGTCAGCTGTCCTACAGCAGCACCGGCGGCGGCATGATGCTGTTCATGATGTTCTACCTGCAGCTGGTGCAGGGAATGTCCACACTGCAGGCGGGTCTGGCGCTGATCCCCGGAATGGCCGCGGCGACCCTGGGCTTCCAGGTCGGTCCCAAACTGGCCAACCGGTTCCGCCCCGCCTACGTCATCGCCGCCGGCATGGCCGGCATCGTGGCCGTGCTGCTGGTCTTCACCCAGGTCGGCGTCACCAGCGGAACCGCCACCCTGATCATCGGCTTCGCCATCCTGTCCTTCTGCGGCGCTCCGCTGATCGCGCTGGGCACCAACCTGGTGGTCGGCTCGGCCCCGCCGGAGAAGGCGGGCTCGGCCGGGTCCCTCACCCAGCTGAGCACCGAGTTCGGCGGCACCCTGGGCATCGCCGTCCTCGGCACCATCGGCACCGCCGTCTACCGCAACCAGATCGCCGACACCCTGCCGGCCGGCATCCCGGCTCCGGCGGCCGCCGCGGCCGGCGACAGCCTCGCCGCGGGCACCGCCGCCGCCAGCCAGCTGCCCGAGCCCGTGGCGACCTCGCTGCTGACCCCCGCCTACCAGGCCCTCGTCGACGCCCTGCACTCCGTCTCGATCATCGGCGCCGTCCTGATCGGCGTCGTGGCCATCCTGGTCGCCGTCCGGCTCAGGCACGTGCCCCCCGTCGGCCAGGCGGCTCCCCCCGCCGAACAGGCTCCCGCCGCCGAACAGGCTCCTGCCGCCGAAGGTGAGGACACGGCCCTCGTAAACGCCGGCGGATCGGCCTCGACGGTGGATGATAGAGCGGCTGTCAATAACTCCTCTATTTAG
- a CDS encoding ABC transporter substrate-binding protein — MKSKTVIDVWVADLTFPGYMDRWMKWGEEFEAAHPEYRINITGQDFRTFPVEIAQAAAEGRVPAIAEYYFYMAQVARDSVKRDGSPLFTSLEKAIAGRTEILGEPVVIDDIIPALREYYTYGGDLLSMPSVGTTSLLYANTDLLRAAGVTELPQTWDEVEAVCKTIAAHEGGPSHAITWSNHGTFFQQAIASQGGLLADRDNGRSGQAEKVDLSSKEMLTWVKWWQRLHQDGHYLYTGKMPDWEGTLRAFADQEVAIRISSSNDVNYMVQTAKSRGFGIEAGIFPYNDHVPYGGNAVAGTSLWLADGLDEATQDGALAFLQFLHNPRNAADRHKANSFIPLTHASYDLLEEEGWFDEHPYHRVASEHVNRYPGRENGGGANAKDGAPPSQGALFGDFAGAQDVMTHAMGDVLAHGADPDTRFAEATAEAQQLLDDYHADRAAAGPRSPNSLRVEYFRDAEPYSGADLENIVQLSR, encoded by the coding sequence ATGAAGAGCAAAACCGTAATCGACGTCTGGGTGGCCGATCTGACCTTTCCGGGGTACATGGACCGGTGGATGAAGTGGGGGGAGGAGTTCGAGGCGGCGCATCCGGAGTACCGGATCAACATCACGGGCCAGGACTTCCGGACGTTCCCCGTGGAGATCGCCCAGGCGGCCGCGGAGGGACGCGTGCCGGCCATCGCGGAGTACTACTTCTACATGGCCCAGGTGGCCCGCGACTCGGTCAAGCGGGACGGCAGCCCGCTGTTCACCTCGCTCGAGAAGGCGATCGCCGGCCGTACGGAGATCCTTGGCGAGCCGGTCGTGATCGACGACATCATCCCCGCGCTGCGCGAGTACTACACCTACGGCGGCGACCTGCTCTCCATGCCGTCGGTCGGCACGACGAGCCTGCTCTACGCCAACACGGACCTGCTCCGCGCGGCCGGCGTGACCGAGCTGCCGCAGACCTGGGACGAGGTCGAGGCCGTGTGCAAGACCATCGCCGCGCACGAGGGCGGCCCGTCCCACGCCATCACCTGGTCGAACCACGGCACGTTCTTCCAGCAGGCGATCGCCTCGCAGGGCGGCCTGCTCGCCGACCGGGACAACGGCAGGTCCGGCCAGGCCGAGAAGGTCGACCTCTCCTCGAAGGAGATGCTGACCTGGGTCAAGTGGTGGCAGCGGCTCCACCAGGACGGCCACTACCTCTACACCGGCAAGATGCCGGACTGGGAGGGCACCCTCAGGGCCTTCGCGGACCAGGAGGTGGCGATCAGGATCTCCTCGTCCAACGACGTCAACTACATGGTCCAGACGGCCAAGAGCCGCGGGTTCGGCATCGAGGCGGGCATCTTCCCCTACAACGACCACGTTCCGTACGGCGGCAACGCGGTCGCCGGCACCTCCCTCTGGCTGGCCGACGGCCTCGACGAGGCCACCCAGGACGGCGCGCTGGCGTTCCTGCAGTTCCTGCACAACCCGCGCAACGCCGCCGACCGGCACAAGGCGAACAGCTTCATCCCGCTCACCCACGCGTCCTACGACCTGCTGGAGGAGGAGGGCTGGTTCGACGAGCACCCCTACCACCGCGTGGCCAGCGAGCACGTCAACAGGTATCCCGGCCGGGAGAACGGTGGCGGGGCCAACGCCAAGGACGGCGCGCCGCCGTCGCAGGGGGCGCTCTTCGGTGACTTCGCCGGAGCCCAGGACGTCATGACGCACGCCATGGGCGACGTGCTGGCCCACGGTGCCGACCCCGACACGCGGTTCGCCGAGGCCACCGCCGAAGCCCAGCAGCTGCTGGACGACTACCACGCCGACCGCGCCGCCGCGGGTCCGCGCAGCCCCAACAGCCTGAGGGTGGAGTACTTCAGGGACGCCGAACCGTATTCGGGCGCCGACCTGGAAAACATCGTTCAGCTCAGCCGCTGA
- a CDS encoding FAD-binding oxidoreductase, whose product MTMLGEQDTSISLPGDAAYDVATQVFNLAAPARPVAAVTAHTIDQVRNAIRYAESEGLQVRVHATGHASAATRPMDGAVLIRTELGGAVEIDARSRVARVPAGTRWGAVAEAGAPYGLAAPHGSSPTVGVVGFLLRGGLSPYGRQVGLAVNSVRAIELVTADGELRRVDASSDPQLFWALRGGGGGFGVVTAVEIELFPAAKVITGAAYWPAVHAERLLSVWRRWTLDAPREVTTSLRVMNLPPLPDVPPALAAGPVLSVDGAVLSTTDDVTVARRYAEDLLGPLRAVAEPVMDTWELTTPAAVLHAHMDPSDPVPFHGDHMLLSEIGDDGAAEFLRVVGEGSGSPLIVAGLRQLGGAFSVPDPAGGALDHLDARYSYAGSGVPFDPDVARALVDHCAKVRAALEPWDTGRTVPSFVERLEQPQRHLSPEQVEAVDRVRARVDPSGRFRGDIAPNASAIF is encoded by the coding sequence ATGACCATGCTCGGCGAACAGGACACCAGCATCTCGCTGCCCGGAGACGCGGCGTACGACGTCGCGACGCAGGTCTTCAACCTGGCCGCTCCGGCTCGGCCGGTGGCGGCGGTCACCGCGCACACGATCGACCAGGTCCGCAACGCGATCCGTTACGCCGAGTCCGAGGGACTCCAGGTGCGCGTGCACGCCACCGGCCACGCCTCGGCGGCCACCCGCCCGATGGACGGCGCGGTGCTGATCCGGACGGAGCTGGGCGGCGCCGTCGAGATCGACGCCCGGAGTCGCGTGGCGCGCGTCCCCGCGGGGACGCGGTGGGGCGCCGTGGCCGAGGCCGGGGCACCGTACGGCCTGGCCGCGCCGCACGGCTCGTCGCCGACCGTCGGCGTCGTCGGATTCCTGCTGCGCGGCGGGCTGAGCCCCTACGGCCGGCAGGTCGGGCTGGCCGTCAACAGCGTCCGCGCGATCGAGCTGGTCACCGCCGACGGCGAGCTCCGCCGGGTGGACGCCTCGTCCGACCCGCAGCTGTTCTGGGCGCTGCGCGGCGGCGGCGGGGGTTTCGGCGTCGTCACCGCCGTCGAGATCGAGCTGTTCCCCGCGGCCAAGGTCATCACCGGGGCGGCGTACTGGCCCGCCGTCCACGCCGAGCGGCTGCTGTCGGTGTGGCGGCGGTGGACCCTGGACGCGCCCCGGGAGGTGACGACGTCGCTGCGGGTGATGAACCTGCCGCCGCTGCCGGACGTCCCGCCCGCGCTGGCCGCCGGCCCGGTGCTGTCCGTGGACGGTGCGGTGCTCAGCACGACCGACGACGTGACCGTCGCGCGGCGGTACGCCGAGGACCTGCTCGGACCGCTGCGGGCGGTGGCCGAGCCGGTGATGGACACCTGGGAGCTGACCACCCCCGCCGCGGTGCTGCACGCGCACATGGATCCCAGCGACCCCGTTCCCTTCCACGGCGACCACATGCTGCTCTCCGAGATCGGCGACGACGGCGCCGCGGAGTTCCTCAGGGTCGTCGGCGAGGGGTCCGGCTCCCCGCTGATCGTCGCCGGGCTGCGCCAGCTCGGCGGCGCGTTCTCGGTACCGGACCCGGCGGGAGGCGCGCTCGACCACCTCGACGCCCGCTACTCCTACGCGGGCTCGGGGGTGCCGTTCGACCCGGACGTCGCGCGGGCCCTCGTGGACCACTGCGCGAAGGTGCGCGCCGCGCTGGAGCCGTGGGACACCGGACGGACCGTGCCCTCCTTCGTGGAGCGCCTGGAGCAGCCGCAGCGCCACCTCAGCCCGGAGCAGGTGGAGGCCGTCGACCGGGTCCGCGCGCGCGTCGACCCCTCCGGCCGGTTCCGGGGCGATATCGCCCCCAACGCCTCCGCGATCTTCTGA
- a CDS encoding non-ribosomal peptide synthetase, whose translation MGSSSTIHGRFAEQVGRTPDAVAVSSGDVRLTYRELDERANQMAHRLLGLGAGPEVPVAVLMERSVDVVVAILGIVKAGAFYLPVHDAYPLERKQWIMDQSGAPVLLTDEVMRARGLPQGGQVLIAGADRELAASPVSDPGTATDPDQLAYVIYTSGSTGHPKGVAVTHRDVLGLAFDQIWDTGRHERVLMVAPYAFNVSTYELWVPLLHGGQIVVAPPGDLDVGVLRRLIGEERITGVHLTAGLFRVVADEAPECLAGVREVLTGGDVIAPTAVRRVLEACPDTVVRAMYGATEMTLFSTHSPLTAPYEAGSVVAIGGPMDDVRLHILDDRLGPVPAGAVGELYISGRGVARGYFGRPDLTAERFVADPFGGAGERMYRTGDLMRRNDDGLLEFMGRANDQVKILGFRVELAEVEAVLARYPGLAHVAVVARETEAGEKRLVGYVVPETGDLDTPALRAHAMDSLPEYMVPTVFVTMDALPLTPNGKLDRRALPEPDFEAVAPYRAPRDARQEVLCSIFAEVLGVPRVGIDDSFFELGGQSLLAMRLVSRIRAVLGVDLSIGDLFDAPTVADLDRQLGSDPKQVGPGSGRK comes from the coding sequence ATGGGTTCCTCTTCCACCATTCATGGACGTTTCGCCGAGCAGGTCGGCCGGACGCCGGACGCGGTGGCGGTGTCTTCCGGCGACGTCCGCCTGACCTACCGGGAGCTGGACGAGCGGGCGAACCAGATGGCGCACCGCCTGCTGGGCCTGGGGGCCGGCCCCGAGGTCCCGGTGGCGGTGCTGATGGAGCGCTCCGTCGACGTGGTGGTGGCGATCCTGGGGATCGTCAAGGCCGGGGCGTTCTACCTGCCGGTGCACGACGCGTATCCCCTGGAGCGCAAGCAGTGGATCATGGACCAGTCCGGGGCGCCGGTGCTGCTGACCGACGAGGTCATGCGGGCGCGAGGCCTTCCCCAAGGCGGTCAGGTCCTCATCGCCGGAGCCGACCGGGAACTGGCGGCGTCACCGGTGTCCGACCCCGGGACGGCGACCGATCCGGACCAGCTCGCATACGTGATCTACACCTCGGGCTCCACGGGGCATCCGAAGGGCGTCGCGGTCACGCACCGAGACGTGCTGGGCCTGGCGTTCGACCAGATCTGGGACACCGGGCGGCACGAGCGGGTGCTGATGGTCGCCCCCTACGCCTTCAACGTGTCCACCTACGAGCTGTGGGTGCCGTTGCTGCACGGAGGTCAGATCGTCGTGGCGCCCCCCGGCGACCTGGACGTCGGCGTCCTGCGGCGCCTGATCGGCGAGGAGCGGATCACCGGCGTGCACCTGACCGCCGGGCTCTTCCGGGTGGTCGCGGACGAGGCGCCGGAGTGCCTCGCCGGTGTGCGCGAGGTGCTGACCGGCGGTGACGTGATCGCCCCGACGGCGGTGCGGCGGGTGCTGGAGGCGTGTCCGGACACGGTGGTCCGGGCCATGTACGGAGCGACCGAGATGACGTTGTTCTCCACGCATTCGCCGCTGACGGCTCCCTACGAGGCGGGGTCGGTCGTGGCGATCGGCGGCCCGATGGACGACGTCCGCCTGCACATCCTCGACGACCGCCTCGGCCCCGTCCCCGCCGGCGCGGTCGGTGAGCTGTACATCTCCGGCCGGGGCGTGGCGCGGGGCTACTTCGGCCGTCCGGATCTGACGGCCGAGCGTTTCGTCGCGGACCCGTTCGGCGGCGCGGGCGAGCGGATGTACCGCACCGGCGACCTCATGCGCAGGAACGACGACGGCCTGCTCGAATTCATGGGGCGCGCGAACGACCAGGTGAAGATCCTGGGTTTCCGGGTGGAACTGGCGGAGGTGGAGGCCGTCCTGGCGAGGTACCCGGGGCTGGCCCACGTCGCCGTGGTCGCGCGGGAGACGGAGGCGGGCGAGAAACGGCTCGTCGGCTACGTCGTCCCCGAGACCGGCGACCTCGACACCCCGGCCCTGCGCGCCCACGCGATGGACTCGCTGCCGGAGTACATGGTGCCGACGGTGTTCGTCACGATGGACGCCCTGCCGCTGACGCCCAACGGAAAGCTGGACCGCCGGGCGCTTCCCGAGCCGGACTTCGAGGCTGTGGCCCCCTACCGAGCGCCCCGCGACGCCAGGCAGGAGGTCCTGTGTTCCATCTTCGCCGAGGTGCTCGGGGTGCCGCGGGTGGGCATCGACGACAGCTTCTTCGAGCTGGGCGGCCAGTCGCTGCTGGCGATGCGGCTGGTCAGCCGCATCCGGGCGGTGCTGGGCGTGGACCTGTCGATCGGTGACCTGTTCGACGCCCCCACCGTGGCGGACCTGGACAGGCAGCTCGGCAGCGACCCGAAGCAGGTCGGTCCCGGCTCCGGAAGGAAGTAG
- a CDS encoding MbtH family protein — MTNPFDLQDGVYSVLINEEGQHSLWPASADAPAGWAVAYGPARRGACVDYVNSNWTDMRPRSLAARMGASS; from the coding sequence ATGACGAATCCTTTTGACCTCCAGGACGGTGTTTACTCCGTGCTGATCAACGAGGAGGGCCAGCACTCCCTGTGGCCGGCCTCCGCCGACGCGCCGGCGGGATGGGCCGTCGCGTACGGCCCGGCCCGCCGCGGCGCCTGCGTCGACTACGTGAACTCCAACTGGACCGACATGCGGCCGCGCAGCCTCGCGGCCCGCATGGGCGCCTCCTCCTGA